The sequence below is a genomic window from Stigmatopora nigra isolate UIUO_SnigA chromosome 4, RoL_Snig_1.1, whole genome shotgun sequence.
tggtggccacccgatcgcagggcacaaggagccagaccaatcagactaccatgcacGTTTCTGGAATGTAGTATGAAACCAGctcacccagagaaaaccaacacaGGCCTAgaaataacatgcaaactccacacaagtggaccaacctggattcgaacccaggaccccagagctgtgaccGCCAGGATACTTTTCCCCTCTCTCCTCTCACCTAACCACAGGCCTTCCACCTCAAAACAAACACCCCCCTACAGGCCACAAAAACTGCCCTTATTCTGGACTCAAAAAGTTCATGTTCTGCAATATTTTTACTTACATATGATTACATATGATACATATGATACTTTGTTAGTGCGGATATGTAAGGGGGTGACGTGGGATAACTAGTATGTGCATATGTAATCGCCATTTTAAACCTAAAGTTTAGATACTTTCTTATTCCTGTATTCGCCTTGCATAATAATCGAGGGGGAGTTTGGAGggttaatgtatatatatattcctacAGTGGGATTGAGTTCACCTGTGTGTGCTAGGCAATAGGAACAGAATGCCTGCGCGCGTGCACGTACGCAGGCACGCGCACGCGCGCGTGGCTGAGCTCACTCACCTCGAGCGTGCGCATCTCCTTCTGCGTCAAGTCGTTGCTGGCGGCACATTTGGTCCTGAGGCCCTCTAAACTCGAGATGCTGATGTCGATCATGTTCTGCACCAGCTCGCACTGTTGCAAAGCCTTGTGCGCGCTCACGCTGGCGTGAGCCCCGTCGCCGCTCATGCTTCCCATCTACGTGCACGCGCAATACCTCGCCTCGGCCtaggtgttgttgttgttgttgtttttttaatcgttgtttggggtttttgttttttttatgtccgCAGAGGTGCAAAGAGGCGCGGCGGCAGCAGCGACGTTAGCGGTTCCATCGCTGCtcctgatgatgaggaggaggaggaagaggatgctCGTCCTGCTgctgatgatgaggaggaggaggaggaggaggaggtggaggaagaTAATGATGCCTCATCAAGGTGGAGATGGAAGGGAAAAGAAGTgctggacgacgacgacggcgtgGAGGCTAAAAAatctctccccccctccccaccagTAAAAATACTCCCCTGGTTTCAAggcgacgaggaggaggaagaagatgatgaAGCTGGCGCTGGTGGGAACTCCCCCGACATGTTCGCCGTCAATCAAAGCCGGGAAAGTCTCGCGATAACACAACGGGCTCGGAACAGAAAGGGAGGGGCGGGTGAATAAACATGGATGGTTCTGATCAGTTGCTTTTAATATCTATTTAACATAGAGAATACAATAACTAGTGGTAGTATTTTCAAATTacttttatataaaataaattatttttgttagaCGTGTTTGCGAAGCCTATTGAACACATGTATTATATGCAAGTCTTTTTTCTCTCCGATACAGCTGAGTtcatgaaagtaaaaaaaagattattgatGGCTAttgatcacatttatttttatttgatgaaaATATTCCGTATCAAAAGTAGGCCGTCTTGACGTTTACCACAACTTGTACAATGTCTGTGAGTTCACTACAGTGTTTTAAATATATACGTAAAGTAGTGTTTACAATACCCGGGAAAGACAACAGCACCTCCAGGCGATGGGGCGACTGTGTTGGGCACGTGACTTTTTCTTAAAGCGGTATTGCACTGATATGAGCTCTTCAGAAACTgcttatgaaaaaatatatatttttttgtgttaaagtaACAAAAATTGCCAGTTTCACGACTCTGTCATTTGCCAGACATTTTTGCTACTTTGCCTTATTTTTCCCAATCCAACTATGGTGAATCATGGTGTGTGATTTGATGTAAACAGTTTGTGGCTCTTATGTTGAAGAGCAAGTAAGGAAATGGAACTATTTCAAACACATGTTTCCGCTCAGGCCCGATCCCGTTAGCATTAAGCATTTATGATAACTAATTAGTCTTTCGTGTTTTTGGCACCGGATAAAGGCAATCTTAGTATTAACACGAGAAAAGTATATCTTGAGGTTTATATAAGCTGATAAAAGAAGATGCGGAGAGGGGAAAGATGAGGCTGTATGAACTTTTTTGATCACTGCATGTTTAAAGGTATGTTTGCCATTTGTCCATGTCAATCAAGCTATAATGGTTTAATACGAAGTTTCAAAAGTTTATATTTTCCATAAATTAACTaatatttatcaaataaattgcacaaaatgtttgtgtatttgttacTTTAAAGTTATTTACAAATGCAAAAGACGGAAATAACTGagggaaaaatgtttaaatattgacCACTAGATGTCAGTAATGGACAATTAACTCGCCCTATCGTGTTAGCCTGTAGATGTCACTGTCGGACAGTTAGTTTGTGTCTTCTAGGCATCTTCTAAAATAAGGACCAACTGACTGCCATCAACTTGCAAAaactatcttctttttttaaagatagaattgaatgcttttattgtcattatacaagtataatgagatttagagCTTCACcacgaagtgcacaaataaaaaaaactagtgataaataagtagggaagttcacaaaaacaaatacatgaaaaaacaataaataataataaatcatcaataaataactagtcaacaacataaataagtagggtgTCCCTCGTCTGCTGCCCATAATCGACTGGGATGTGCCTacgcttgtgaggataagcggtacagaaaacgAATAAATGAATGTAACTTAAAATTGAATAGGCCATAGGAAGCTTTGTTAAGGAAAACTCGGTGGCCCCAAAGGGCAAAAAGGTTATGAACGTGAATTAAATCATTTCCATGATGACCGTGGTGATGAAGGAGGCCCTTCTGAACGACCGTTTTTATGAGAGGAGATGAGCGGGAAGCGGCTTGATGTGCATGGTCGCCTTGACAACATCCTGTCCTGCATCGCTATGGAGACGCGGGAGATCCAAGAGCTGGAGCAGCAGCTGACAGACGGTGAGGACACACTAATCAATCACCATAACTCATCCTTTTTGGCCTCAAGATGTCATCAAAGTTGGCAGGACATTAAATTATCAATgatatttgaaataatattaGGAAGCAAGAGAATTAAAGCAcgttttttgtttcaaaacattcacctgtgattggctggccatctaTAGTTAGCTCaggtaggctctagcaccccctgcaacccttatttGGGGAAGCAGTTCAGTAAATGAATATTTCTTTAATGACCATTGAGACATCAGGGCTATTTTATTAGTAATTCTTGCATATGGCTCCTTTAAGGGAGTATTTCAATACATCTAAAgagaatgtccttttttttattgctattgTACTTGTTTTCAGGTCAGATTTTGGCCAATGAGCTTCTCCAGAAGGACCTGGAAGGAATTTTGGGGGCATTTCAGGAATATCTCAGACAACTTCGACTTAAGGTTACTATTCCTGAATTTCTAAACATTTGTAGACTTATAAAACACCAGTATTCATTCCTGGAAAATTTGCCACAAGATAATCAGGCCatacttttgttttgatttgtttttgcacCAGTGTATTTGTGTAGTAGGTGGGCTTGTTGTTTCAGGTCAGTGAACTACAGGCTGAGAACGAAAGCCTTCGGCGTCACTTGAAGGACGCACAGAGACTCTGCGGCAGACTTGAAGACTCAGCCCACACATGTGCTCAGGTGACTAGTGGTGATTCTGCACATTTTGGCGTGGGAGTTGGGATTCTCGGGGAAGCGAGATTCAATGTATTCCCTTGGCATCTTTCATGATATGCGTTCACAGAAGATCACAGCCCAGCAGGAGGCGCTAGCATCACTAAAGATGGAGGCTAAAGTCCTGAAAAGACAGAAGAAGGAGCTGAAGGTGGAGCTAAGGGAGCTGAGGGACGAGCAAGGACAAGTGAGGCACACAGTAAGCACACCCAACCAGAAAATTACATACCTGACAACTTGAGCGTTTTTTGccgtattttttttaacgttttttttaatcattttaaattgggtacgtaatataacaacttttgtacaggattttttgttgtttttatgcaaGGGAGTGTCTCAAGATACGAAAAGGATCCAAGTTACcgaatcccccaaaaagtgaaTGCATTTCGTTGtccgtcattttattttgaattcccctaaTTAAGCCATTAAtaactacaaatgcaacatgtctcaaccccacacacacacaatcaattaatttcgtaagtagaactacaactgtataaatatagcgtgtcaacAAGCAATGTACTCAGCCAGTCAAGCTGTCAATGACATTTAGCAACATCTCTAAattcttgaatttagtgcatgcaAAATGCGCactgactgattgggcaccccttCATAAGGGGAATTGCAGTTATCAATAAGGGGAataattggctgaggttgacaggtatgaaattaTACATGCTTAAACTGaagcgcacaaacacacaccccaACCTAAAGACATGCACATAGAACTTGTCAATTTGATTTTCTTCAAATGATGTCAAAACAGGAACCCAGATTCAGAACCTGCACAGACCAAACTCAAAACCAGGATCAAATGGCTGGCCTGCAGGACCAGTTGCACCATAACCGCATAGTCTGGCTGGAAGAAAAATCTCTCAAAGACTTAAATCGCACACCCCAGCTAGGAGACCATGTGACTAAATATCAGAACCTCATTGATCAACTACAAGACCAGTCTGCCAGGGACCAGAAGTCCATTGCCGAATTAGAGGACTGTGTCACCCGATACAAGAAGCATGTAGCTCAGCTGGAGGACCGTGTGACCCAATACCAGAGTCGCATAGTCCATCTGGAATCACAGGCAAAATCAAAtgccatgcatggtaggccttCTGCCCGTCCTCCAATAGGAGTCTACGTGGACTCGTTGCTACACAATAACAAGAAACCACACCAGGACAACAAACGGCAACACACTAACAGGTAACACACagctaccaactaaacccttttgtgaggaaacacaaaaatgggagAAAGTTATAAGGAAATTATAAATATTATGTATTACCATATATAGGTGGGCTGCCTCgtggtgtagtgagtgagtcGCTTGTTTAATgctgcagagcctgcagaactaattgtgaaggccttaaggcagatttctgaccctggcaacaaataatggctgaaatgtgattggttaaatgcttcaatatgaaaacacacatttgtattgatggacaaaatataaaatgattcagatatttcttaggccaacagagaaggccttgaaggccctgacggcacaccactccTATATCTAGCCAcggtaggggtgggcaaaccggtcgaTACTCAAGGGTTACTGTGGGTGCAAATTTGTATaccaaaaacaagaagcaccagACTGCAATAccctgattgcacttgtaggacataCTTTGCCCACCCTTGCTAGGGTCTCTAATGTCAATTCCTGCGTGTATGCATGCCTAGGTGTGTGTCGCAGTTGTGTGACGAAGTGCAATGCGTAGAGCAAACGCTTCACAGGAGACGAGCTGAACTCCGCGAGGCCGACAGGCGACTGATGGACGCACACACACGTTTCCACAATGACAAGGTACGCACATCAGACAT
It includes:
- the LOC144195229 gene encoding uncharacterized protein LOC144195229 isoform X1, encoding MSGKRLDVHGRLDNILSCIAMETREIQELEQQLTDGQILANELLQKDLEGILGAFQEYLRQLRLKVSELQAENESLRRHLKDAQRLCGRLEDSAHTCAQKITAQQEALASLKMEAKVLKRQKKELKVELRELRDEQGQVRHTEPRFRTCTDQTQNQDQMAGLQDQLHHNRIVWLEEKSLKDLNRTPQLGDHVTKYQNLIDQLQDQSARDQKSIAELEDCVTRYKKHVAQLEDRVTQYQSRIVHLESQAKSNAMHGRPSARPPIGVYVDSLLHNNKKPHQDNKRQHTNRCVSQLCDEVQCVEQTLHRRRAELREADRRLMDAHTRFHNDKVASQNSAADVRQITLRLRELRDEEVELIRRRRTEHRRLNALKAELRDREGESHELCNTVHVATQKLAELLSDCRAARASLDWTLTQVAQAREEIT
- the LOC144195229 gene encoding uncharacterized protein LOC144195229 isoform X2, translated to MSGKRLDVHGRLDNILSCIAMETREIQELEQQLTDGQILANELLQKDLEGILGAFQEYLRQLRLKVSELQAENESLRRHLKDAQRLCGRLEDSAHTCAQKITAQQEALASLKMEAKVLKRQKKELKVELRELRDEQGQEPRFRTCTDQTQNQDQMAGLQDQLHHNRIVWLEEKSLKDLNRTPQLGDHVTKYQNLIDQLQDQSARDQKSIAELEDCVTRYKKHVAQLEDRVTQYQSRIVHLESQAKSNAMHGRPSARPPIGVYVDSLLHNNKKPHQDNKRQHTNRCVSQLCDEVQCVEQTLHRRRAELREADRRLMDAHTRFHNDKVASQNSAADVRQITLRLRELRDEEVELIRRRRTEHRRLNALKAELRDREGESHELCNTVHVATQKLAELLSDCRAARASLDWTLTQVAQAREEIT